Proteins from a genomic interval of Kitasatospora herbaricolor:
- a CDS encoding ABC transporter permease, which translates to MFFLALSTLRARKGAFAGAFVALMCAAALVTACGALLETGLRGRIPTERYAGTPLLVTADQELHRIERKGDKTKDKAKALTERAWLDARTADRLGALPGVRAVVPELTFPAEVLAPGGGAAGGSSWGHAWESAVLTPFGLDAGRAPAADDEIVLDAAAARRAGVGVGGTVTVQSGAAPAAYRVVGVASPVGGPLARQSALFFTAGEARRLAGRPGQVAAIGLLPEPGADLPGVRARAVAALAGTTAEVRAGDALGPAEFLAAGKARVKLISMGAAMGGTSLLVALLVVTGTFSLSVQQRVRELALLRAIGATPRQLRRTVGREALVVGLLAGLPGALAGLALAGWLHRRFLAIGALPDTLHLLLSPFPPVVAVLATLLAGWGAARVSARRPARVHPTEGLAEAAAPKPRSGALRLVAGLLAAVGHVVLVLVLSGLHTDAGATPVTFLSVVLAAVATALLGPPVVGFATAVLGRVVQALSPAAGFLAAQNARAQAQRLAAVVTPLSLAVAMASTILFTQTTTARAAGDQLRTGTTAPFVLAAAGPGVPRAAADAVRGVAGVEAVTEVVRSTVYSGPDRFPAQGVTPRGLGRTMDPGVTAGSLDAMGEDTVAVSRLAADTRKAAVGGTLPVTLGDGVTVSLRVVAVYEHGLGFGDLLLPVGVLAAHVDNPLASSVLVAGTATREELAAAAGAFPAVRILGRAELDAVRGAQAGSQAQVNYVAMGLIIAFTGIAVVNTLVMATAARRREFALLRLIGTTGRQVRAMLRWETLMVVLLSVGLGSAVAYGTLAAYSAGMTGAARPYAPPLTYLGVVGAAALLAFVATALPARLALRADAAGAIGARE; encoded by the coding sequence ATGTTCTTCCTCGCCCTGAGCACCCTGCGGGCCCGCAAGGGGGCCTTCGCCGGCGCCTTCGTCGCGCTGATGTGCGCCGCCGCTCTGGTCACCGCCTGCGGCGCGCTGCTGGAGACCGGCCTGCGCGGCCGGATCCCCACCGAGCGGTACGCCGGTACGCCCCTGCTGGTCACGGCGGACCAGGAGCTGCACCGGATCGAGCGGAAGGGGGACAAGACGAAGGACAAGGCCAAGGCGCTGACCGAGCGGGCCTGGCTGGACGCCCGCACCGCGGACCGGCTCGGCGCGCTGCCCGGCGTCCGCGCGGTCGTCCCCGAACTCACCTTCCCCGCGGAGGTGCTGGCCCCGGGCGGCGGGGCCGCGGGCGGCTCCTCCTGGGGACACGCCTGGGAGTCCGCCGTGCTCACGCCGTTCGGGCTGGACGCGGGCCGGGCCCCCGCCGCGGACGACGAGATCGTGCTGGACGCGGCGGCCGCCCGGCGCGCCGGGGTCGGCGTCGGCGGCACGGTCACCGTGCAGTCCGGCGCCGCGCCAGCCGCGTACCGGGTGGTCGGGGTGGCCTCGCCCGTCGGCGGTCCGCTCGCCCGGCAGTCGGCGCTGTTCTTCACCGCCGGCGAGGCCCGGCGGCTGGCCGGCCGCCCCGGGCAGGTGGCCGCGATCGGACTGCTCCCCGAGCCCGGCGCGGACCTGCCCGGAGTCCGGGCCCGGGCCGTCGCGGCGCTGGCCGGCACGACGGCCGAGGTCCGCGCGGGCGACGCCCTGGGCCCGGCCGAGTTCCTGGCGGCGGGCAAGGCCCGGGTGAAGCTGATCAGCATGGGCGCCGCGATGGGCGGCACCTCGCTGCTGGTGGCCCTGCTGGTGGTGACGGGCACCTTCTCGCTCTCCGTCCAGCAGCGGGTGCGCGAGCTGGCGCTGCTCCGCGCGATCGGGGCGACGCCGCGCCAGCTGCGCCGGACGGTCGGCCGGGAGGCCCTGGTGGTCGGCCTGCTGGCCGGGCTGCCCGGGGCGCTGGCCGGGCTCGCGCTGGCCGGCTGGCTGCACCGCCGCTTCCTGGCGATCGGCGCGCTGCCGGACACCCTGCACCTGCTGCTCAGCCCGTTCCCGCCGGTCGTGGCCGTACTCGCGACGCTGCTGGCGGGCTGGGGCGCCGCCCGGGTGTCGGCTCGGCGCCCGGCTCGGGTGCACCCCACCGAGGGACTCGCCGAGGCCGCCGCTCCGAAGCCCCGCTCGGGGGCCCTGCGGCTGGTCGCCGGCCTGCTGGCGGCGGTCGGCCACGTGGTGCTGGTACTCGTCCTGTCGGGCCTGCACACCGACGCCGGCGCCACCCCCGTGACCTTCCTGTCCGTGGTCCTGGCCGCGGTCGCCACCGCGCTGCTCGGCCCGCCGGTGGTCGGGTTCGCCACGGCGGTGCTGGGCCGGGTCGTCCAGGCCCTCTCGCCGGCCGCCGGGTTCCTCGCCGCGCAGAACGCCCGTGCCCAGGCGCAGCGCCTCGCCGCCGTGGTCACCCCGCTCAGCCTGGCCGTCGCGATGGCCTCGACGATCCTGTTCACCCAGACCACCACGGCCCGGGCGGCGGGCGACCAGCTGCGGACCGGCACCACCGCCCCGTTCGTGCTGGCCGCCGCCGGGCCGGGCGTGCCGCGGGCCGCCGCCGACGCGGTGCGCGGGGTCGCCGGTGTCGAGGCGGTGACCGAGGTGGTGCGGTCGACCGTGTACTCCGGCCCGGACAGGTTCCCGGCCCAGGGCGTCACCCCGCGGGGCCTGGGCCGGACCATGGACCCGGGGGTCACCGCCGGGTCGCTGGACGCGATGGGCGAGGACACCGTCGCCGTCAGCCGGCTCGCCGCCGACACCAGGAAGGCCGCGGTCGGCGGGACGCTGCCGGTCACGCTGGGCGACGGGGTCACGGTGTCGCTGCGGGTGGTCGCCGTCTACGAGCACGGCCTCGGCTTCGGCGACCTGCTGTTGCCCGTGGGGGTGCTGGCGGCGCACGTGGACAACCCGCTGGCGTCCTCGGTGCTCGTGGCCGGCACCGCGACGCGCGAGGAGCTGGCCGCCGCGGCCGGGGCCTTCCCCGCGGTGCGGATCCTGGGCCGGGCCGAACTCGACGCCGTCCGCGGCGCGCAGGCCGGCAGCCAGGCGCAGGTCAACTACGTCGCGATGGGTCTGATCATCGCGTTCACCGGCATCGCGGTGGTGAACACCCTGGTGATGGCGACCGCCGCCAGGCGCCGCGAGTTCGCGCTGCTGCGCCTGATCGGCACCACTGGACGGCAGGTCCGGGCGATGCTCCGCTGGGAGACGCTGATGGTGGTCCTGCTCTCCGTCGGACTCGGCTCGGCCGTCGCGTACGGGACGCTGGCGGCGTACAGCGCGGGTATGACGGGGGCGGCCCGGCCGTACGCGCCGCCGCTGACCTACCTGGGCGTGGTCGGCGCGGCGGCGCTGCTGGCCTTCGTGGCCACCGCGCTGCCGGCGCGGCTGGCGCTGCGCGCGGACGCGGCGGGGGCGATCGGCGCCCGCGAGTAG
- the pdxR gene encoding MocR-like pyridoxine biosynthesis transcription factor PdxR, giving the protein MREPAAEPAAEPAGATGPDLHLDLPATGSRRAALTQALREAVRAGRLAPGTLLPPYRTLALDLGVARNTVADAYAELVAEGWFTARQGSGTRVAERALPARAARTPKKPSGHRPGPAHNLGQGQPDAASFPRADWVAATRRALTAAPDEAFGPGDPQGRTELREALAQYLARVRGVRTTPDRIVVCAGFAHALRLLFEGQVLRGPLAVEAYGLPFHRGLLHGAGVRTVPLGIDAKGTRTDELAPMTAASPRTAPRAVLLTPAHQFPTGGPLRASRRAAAVDWARANGTLVLEDDYDGEFRYDREPVGAVQGLDPERVVYLGSVSKSLSPAVRLGWMVLPEHLVAPVLAVKGEREAWTGALDQLALAELIESGRYDKHVRRMRQRYRARRGRLVERLAEQAPHIEVTGIAAGLHAVLRLPPGTEASSVKAATWEGVALDGLAGFRHPDAVVPPADGLVVGYATPSESAYGAALDALCRILPPEPEPEPEPEPEPEPEPEPEPA; this is encoded by the coding sequence ATGCGTGAACCAGCAGCCGAGCCGGCAGCCGAGCCTGCGGGTGCCACCGGCCCCGACCTGCACCTGGACCTGCCCGCCACCGGCAGCCGCCGCGCCGCGCTCACCCAGGCGCTCCGGGAGGCCGTCCGCGCCGGCCGGCTCGCCCCCGGCACCCTGCTGCCGCCGTACCGCACCCTCGCCCTCGACCTGGGGGTGGCCCGCAACACGGTGGCCGACGCCTACGCCGAACTGGTCGCCGAAGGCTGGTTCACCGCCCGGCAGGGCTCCGGCACCCGGGTCGCCGAACGGGCCCTGCCGGCCCGCGCGGCCCGTACCCCCAAGAAGCCCTCCGGCCACCGGCCGGGCCCCGCCCACAATCTGGGCCAGGGGCAGCCGGACGCCGCCTCCTTCCCCCGGGCCGACTGGGTCGCCGCCACCCGCCGGGCCCTCACCGCCGCCCCCGACGAGGCCTTCGGCCCCGGCGACCCGCAGGGGCGGACCGAGCTGCGCGAGGCGCTCGCCCAGTACCTCGCCCGGGTCCGCGGAGTACGCACCACCCCCGACCGGATCGTGGTCTGCGCCGGCTTCGCCCACGCGCTGCGGCTGCTCTTCGAGGGCCAGGTGCTGCGCGGCCCGCTCGCGGTGGAGGCGTACGGGCTGCCCTTCCACCGCGGGCTGCTGCACGGCGCGGGCGTCCGCACCGTGCCGCTCGGCATCGACGCGAAGGGCACCAGGACGGACGAGCTGGCGCCCATGACCGCCGCCTCGCCGCGGACGGCCCCGCGGGCCGTGCTGCTCACCCCCGCGCACCAGTTCCCGACCGGTGGCCCGCTGCGCGCGAGCCGGCGGGCCGCCGCGGTCGACTGGGCCCGCGCCAACGGCACGCTGGTGCTGGAGGACGACTACGACGGGGAGTTCCGCTACGACCGCGAGCCGGTCGGCGCCGTGCAGGGCCTCGACCCGGAGCGCGTGGTGTACCTGGGCTCGGTCAGCAAGAGCCTGTCCCCGGCCGTGCGCCTCGGCTGGATGGTGCTCCCCGAGCACCTGGTCGCGCCGGTGCTCGCGGTGAAGGGGGAGCGCGAGGCCTGGACCGGCGCGCTGGACCAGCTGGCGCTCGCCGAGCTGATCGAGTCGGGCCGGTACGACAAGCACGTCCGGCGGATGCGCCAGCGCTACCGCGCGCGGCGGGGCCGGCTGGTCGAGCGGCTCGCCGAGCAGGCGCCGCACATCGAGGTGACCGGCATCGCCGCCGGGCTGCACGCCGTCCTGCGGCTGCCGCCCGGGACGGAGGCCTCCTCGGTCAAGGCCGCCACCTGGGAGGGCGTCGCCCTGGACGGCCTGGCCGGCTTCCGCCACCCGGACGCGGTGGTGCCGCCCGCCGACGGGCTGGTGGTCGGGTACGCCACCCCCTCGGAGTCCGCCTACGGCGCCGCGCTCGACGCCCTCTGCCGGATCCTGCCGCCGGAGCCGGAGCCGGAGCCGGAGCCGGAGCCGGAGCCGGAGCCGGAGCCGGAGCCGGAGCCGGCCTGA
- a CDS encoding MarR family winged helix-turn-helix transcriptional regulator, with the protein MTKHPPATADELLDAVGPAFGKLRRSSLLDVENPISQKDLSRTLVLNIVLEGEQAEEAREITVGAVAEHLSVDPSVASRMVSDSIGAGYLIRTASQQDGRRTILHLSPEGRELMARFRRHQRSAFEYVTADWPEDERLEFARLMLKYVAAQNALRRSGDQDTAR; encoded by the coding sequence ATGACCAAGCACCCGCCCGCGACCGCCGACGAGCTGCTGGACGCCGTGGGCCCGGCGTTCGGGAAGCTGCGCCGCTCCTCGCTGCTGGACGTCGAGAACCCGATCTCCCAGAAGGACCTGAGCCGGACCCTCGTCCTCAACATCGTCCTGGAGGGCGAACAGGCCGAGGAGGCCCGCGAGATCACCGTCGGCGCCGTGGCCGAGCACCTCAGCGTGGACCCGTCGGTCGCCAGCCGGATGGTCTCCGACTCGATCGGGGCCGGCTACCTGATCCGCACCGCCTCCCAGCAGGACGGTCGCCGGACGATCCTTCACCTCAGCCCCGAGGGAAGGGAACTGATGGCCCGGTTCCGGCGCCACCAGCGATCCGCCTTCGAGTACGTCACCGCGGACTGGCCCGAGGACGAACGCCTCGAATTCGCCCGCCTGATGCTGAAGTACGTGGCGGCCCAGAACGCCCTGCGCCGCTCCGGCGACCAGGACACCGCCCGCTGA
- a CDS encoding NAD(P)H-binding protein, translated as MTTLVTGARGKVGQAVVGRLHAAGHTVRAASADPSGLTVPDGVEVAELVLDRPATFGAALSGVRQVFLYPNPAGIHELVAAAEAAGVEHVVLLSSSSVLGPDAERDPLASHSLLVERALAASGLTCTFLRPDAFASNAFGWARAVAGSLPVELAYPEAQIAPIHPEDIADIAFEALTGDSLTGRSLTLTGAESLAFREQIALLADAVGREIEVRRITRPEAERQLGTFMPAPMVFSLLNLWEAADGRPAEVADTTETLLGRPARTFRQWAHENAAAFAGR; from the coding sequence ATGACCACCCTCGTCACCGGCGCCCGCGGCAAGGTCGGACAGGCCGTCGTCGGCCGTCTGCACGCGGCCGGCCACACCGTCCGCGCCGCCAGCGCCGACCCCTCCGGGCTCACCGTCCCGGACGGCGTCGAGGTCGCCGAGCTCGTCCTCGACCGGCCCGCCACCTTCGGGGCCGCCCTCAGCGGCGTGCGCCAGGTGTTCCTCTATCCCAACCCCGCCGGCATCCACGAGCTGGTCGCGGCCGCCGAGGCCGCGGGCGTCGAACACGTCGTCCTGCTGTCCTCGTCCTCCGTGCTCGGCCCCGACGCCGAGCGGGACCCACTGGCGAGCCACAGCCTGCTGGTCGAGCGAGCCCTCGCCGCCTCCGGCCTGACCTGCACCTTCCTGCGCCCGGACGCCTTCGCCAGCAACGCCTTCGGCTGGGCCCGCGCCGTCGCGGGCTCGCTCCCGGTCGAACTCGCCTACCCGGAAGCGCAGATCGCGCCCATCCACCCCGAGGACATCGCCGACATCGCCTTCGAGGCGCTGACCGGCGATTCCCTCACCGGCCGCTCGCTCACCCTGACCGGCGCCGAGTCGCTCGCCTTCCGCGAGCAGATCGCCCTGCTCGCCGACGCCGTCGGCCGGGAGATCGAGGTCCGCCGGATCACCCGCCCCGAGGCCGAGCGGCAGCTGGGCACCTTCATGCCCGCGCCGATGGTGTTCTCCCTGCTCAACCTCTGGGAGGCCGCGGACGGACGGCCCGCCGAGGTCGCCGACACCACGGAGACCCTGCTCGGCCGGCCCGCCCGCACCTTCCGGCAGTGGGCCCACGAGAACGCCGCCGCCTTCGCCGGGCGCTGA
- a CDS encoding MarR family transcriptional regulator translates to MEQRPPMKPVGYWLNRADAALTRYVDGMLAGDGLTRLGWQVLNVIEDDPAATDTAVLTVLAANGEAAAPAATVESLVTGGWAARPAPGRLALTDEGRARFARAAVRAGAFRERVTAGVPDEEYRIAVTVLERIARNAEAAADAAGYAGGRR, encoded by the coding sequence ATGGAACAGCGGCCGCCGATGAAACCCGTCGGCTACTGGCTCAACCGCGCCGACGCCGCCCTGACCAGGTACGTCGACGGGATGCTGGCCGGGGACGGCCTCACCCGGCTCGGCTGGCAGGTCCTGAACGTGATCGAGGACGACCCGGCGGCCACCGACACCGCGGTACTGACCGTGCTGGCCGCCAACGGCGAGGCCGCCGCGCCGGCCGCCACCGTCGAGTCGCTGGTCACCGGCGGCTGGGCCGCGCGCCCGGCCCCGGGCCGGCTCGCCCTGACCGACGAGGGCCGGGCCCGGTTCGCCCGGGCGGCCGTCCGGGCCGGGGCCTTCCGCGAGCGGGTGACGGCCGGTGTCCCGGACGAGGAGTACCGGATCGCCGTCACCGTCCTCGAACGGATCGCGCGCAACGCCGAGGCCGCCGCCGACGCGGCCGGGTACGCCGGCGGGCGGCGCTGA
- a CDS encoding sigma-70 family RNA polymerase sigma factor, with protein MPVLDAHRTIDAVWKLESARIVAALTRMVRDVGLAEELAQDALVAALEQWPDAGAPDNPGAWLTAVAKRRAVDHVRRSRRLTLQQEQLAHELEQQGDFEPGSPPAPEQDDLLRLIFISCHPVLPAEGRIALTLRLLGGLTAQEIARAFLVNEPTVARRIAAAKRTLAEERVPFTLPEGPELAGRLSSVLEVVYLIFNEGYSATSGDDLMRPGLCHEALRLGRLLAELVPDEAEVHGLLALMEIQESRSGARTGPAGEPVQLHEQNRGRWDQLRIRRGFTAMLTARRIGGTPGPYVLQAAVAVCHAQARTAAETDWEQIAALYESLVRLLPTPVVRLNRAVALGRARGPQAGLAVADALAADPALRDYHLLPSVRGDLLLGLGRREEARLEFQRAASLTGNAAERAFLHRRADGIGPAAGAVRTLGDATAEFLARGDLDTGTVRSYGQTLRRLGLALGERRPLATVTPEDVARTFTASWGAAAAATWNRHRSAVRSFGTWAGADDLADGLARRAGPGRRTEPLGPDQLAALWSRPGPAPRELALWRLLHESAAAVRVVLALNVEDLDLEDRRARAGDGWVSWRAGTARLLPGLLAGRSAGPLFLADRRPGPARTPGPADLCPHTGRGRLSYERAEHLFKRFTRELDPAGEGFTLGRLKPGS; from the coding sequence GTGCCCGTGCTGGATGCCCACCGCACGATCGACGCGGTCTGGAAGCTGGAGTCGGCCAGGATCGTCGCCGCCCTCACCCGGATGGTCCGCGACGTCGGCCTCGCCGAGGAGCTGGCGCAGGACGCCCTGGTCGCCGCACTCGAACAGTGGCCCGACGCCGGTGCGCCGGACAACCCCGGCGCCTGGCTGACGGCCGTCGCCAAGCGCCGGGCCGTCGACCACGTCCGCCGCTCCAGGCGCCTGACGCTGCAGCAGGAGCAGCTCGCCCACGAGCTGGAGCAGCAGGGGGACTTCGAACCGGGGTCGCCGCCCGCCCCCGAGCAGGACGACCTGCTGCGGCTGATCTTCATCTCCTGTCACCCCGTGCTGCCGGCCGAGGGACGGATCGCCCTGACCCTGCGGCTGCTCGGCGGGCTGACGGCGCAGGAGATCGCGCGGGCCTTCCTGGTCAACGAGCCCACCGTCGCCCGGCGGATCGCCGCGGCGAAGCGGACGCTGGCCGAGGAGCGGGTGCCGTTCACCCTGCCCGAGGGACCGGAGCTGGCCGGGCGGCTGTCCTCGGTGCTCGAAGTGGTCTACCTGATCTTCAACGAGGGCTACTCGGCCACCTCCGGCGACGACCTGATGCGCCCCGGGCTCTGCCACGAGGCACTGCGGCTGGGCCGGCTGCTGGCCGAACTCGTCCCCGACGAGGCCGAGGTGCACGGGCTGCTCGCCCTGATGGAGATCCAGGAGTCCCGCTCGGGCGCCCGGACCGGCCCGGCGGGCGAGCCCGTACAGCTGCACGAGCAGAACCGCGGCCGCTGGGACCAGCTGCGCATCCGCCGGGGCTTCACCGCGATGCTGACGGCCCGCCGGATCGGCGGGACGCCCGGCCCGTACGTGCTGCAGGCGGCCGTCGCGGTCTGTCACGCGCAGGCCCGGACCGCGGCGGAGACCGACTGGGAACAGATCGCGGCGCTGTACGAGTCGCTGGTCAGGCTGCTGCCAACGCCGGTCGTGCGGCTGAACCGGGCGGTGGCACTGGGCCGGGCGCGCGGGCCGCAGGCCGGCCTCGCGGTGGCGGACGCCCTCGCCGCCGACCCGGCGCTGCGCGACTACCACCTGCTGCCGAGCGTGCGCGGTGACCTGCTGCTGGGGCTCGGCCGGCGGGAGGAGGCGCGGCTGGAGTTCCAGCGCGCCGCCTCGTTGACCGGGAACGCCGCCGAACGGGCCTTCCTCCACCGGCGGGCGGACGGGATCGGACCGGCCGCCGGCGCGGTCCGCACCCTCGGTGACGCGACGGCGGAGTTCCTCGCGCGCGGGGACCTGGACACCGGGACGGTCCGTTCGTACGGGCAGACCCTGCGGCGGCTCGGCCTGGCCCTGGGCGAGCGGCGGCCGCTGGCCACCGTGACGCCCGAGGACGTGGCGCGGACCTTCACGGCGTCCTGGGGCGCCGCGGCGGCCGCCACCTGGAACCGCCACCGCTCGGCCGTCCGCTCCTTCGGCACCTGGGCGGGTGCCGACGACCTGGCCGACGGGCTGGCCCGGCGGGCCGGGCCGGGGCGGCGGACCGAGCCGCTCGGGCCGGACCAGCTGGCGGCGCTCTGGAGCCGCCCGGGCCCGGCGCCGCGCGAGCTGGCCCTGTGGCGGCTGCTGCACGAGTCGGCGGCCGCCGTCCGGGTCGTGCTGGCGCTGAACGTCGAGGACCTGGACCTGGAGGACCGCCGGGCCCGCGCGGGCGACGGCTGGGTGAGCTGGCGCGCCGGGACGGCCCGGCTGCTCCCCGGCCTGCTGGCCGGCCGGTCCGCCGGGCCGCTCTTCCTCGCCGACCGGCGGCCCGGCCCGGCCCGGACGCCGGGACCGGCCGACCTGTGCCCGCACACCGGCCGCGGCCGGCTGTCGTACGAGCGGGCCGAGCACCTCTTCAAGCGGTTCACCCGGGAGCTGGACCCGGCGGGGGAGGGCTTCACCCTCGGGCGGCTCAAGCCCGGCAGCTGA
- a CDS encoding YciI family protein, with protein sequence MRYLMTTKATDTAPDEALFAEMGKFIEELSAAGVLLATGGLEPGGIVVTSAGDEITVTDGPFAEAKEAVAGFALIEVRSKEEAIELARRFRRIVGDGESVVQQVFGP encoded by the coding sequence ATGCGCTACCTGATGACGACCAAGGCCACCGACACCGCACCTGACGAGGCCCTCTTCGCCGAGATGGGCAAGTTCATCGAGGAGCTGAGCGCGGCCGGCGTCCTGCTGGCCACCGGCGGACTTGAGCCGGGCGGGATCGTGGTGACCTCCGCCGGGGACGAGATCACCGTGACGGACGGGCCGTTCGCCGAGGCGAAGGAGGCCGTGGCCGGCTTCGCCCTGATCGAGGTCCGCTCCAAGGAGGAGGCGATCGAACTGGCCCGACGCTTCCGCCGGATCGTCGGTGACGGCGAGAGCGTGGTCCAGCAGGTGTTCGGCCCCTGA
- a CDS encoding DUF998 domain-containing protein, translated as MSTVQLPTASTGTDASTTTAPTPAAARAGTRTLLACLVVAAPLWAVVSLVQAGCREGFDLTRHPLSALSNGSLGRLQISNFLLAGLLTTLGAKGLRRVMHGTPGGTWAPRLVRVFGLGMVAAGVFVMAPADGFPAGTPAGPPATPGPGGYGHMAAGSIAFTALIAACYVLGRHFSRAGQRGAAIASRVAGTALLLGDGWAMGGGPAGTVTLAVGVITAMLWVSVVAARARRTA; from the coding sequence ATGAGCACCGTCCAGCTCCCCACCGCTTCCACCGGCACCGATGCCTCCACCACCACCGCACCCACCCCCGCGGCAGCCCGGGCCGGCACCCGGACCCTGCTGGCCTGCCTGGTCGTCGCGGCGCCGCTGTGGGCCGTCGTCTCGCTGGTCCAGGCGGGCTGCCGGGAGGGCTTCGACCTCACCCGGCACCCGCTGAGCGCGCTCAGCAACGGCTCCCTCGGCCGGCTGCAGATCAGCAACTTCCTGCTCGCCGGCCTGCTGACCACCCTCGGCGCGAAGGGCCTGCGCCGGGTGATGCACGGTACGCCCGGCGGCACCTGGGCGCCCCGGCTGGTCCGGGTGTTCGGCCTGGGCATGGTCGCGGCCGGCGTCTTCGTGATGGCCCCGGCCGACGGCTTCCCGGCGGGCACCCCGGCCGGGCCGCCCGCCACGCCCGGTCCGGGCGGTTACGGCCACATGGCGGCCGGCTCGATCGCCTTCACCGCCCTGATCGCCGCCTGCTACGTCCTCGGCCGCCACTTCTCCCGGGCCGGGCAGCGGGGTGCGGCGATCGCCTCCCGGGTGGCCGGCACCGCGCTGCTGCTGGGCGACGGCTGGGCGATGGGCGGCGGCCCGGCCGGCACGGTGACCCTGGCCGTCGGCGTCATCACCGCGATGCTCTGGGTCTCCGTGGTCGCCGCCCGCGCCCGCCGCACCGCCTGA
- a CDS encoding MFS transporter, which produces MLSTFRGLPPTVWTLFAGTIVNRLGYLVTPFLVFFLAARGVTGSETSYVLGALGAGNLLGPAVGGLLADRIGRRPTMLIGLLGAAVAQGALYVAPGVATMAAAALLLSAAGATVGPAAYALMADAVDAERRRRAYALFGWGVNIGTAAAGVLGGYLAEHGYRLLFAVDAGTMLVYALVVTRLRETGPVAKAPAGDRDGVGYGVVLRDGLLMALLPLFGVQLFVYSLTEVALPLAVHDSGLTPAVYGAMAAVNALLVVGVQPFATAWLARLPQLPVQAAGSVLIAVGVALTGLADSIAGFALSVVVWSLGEAVVAGIAAAMVANLAPAHARGRYQGAFSWTWGLARFAALTLGVTLYTGLGANALWWIALLGGLLSSAATFALRGRVAHRTDHALAA; this is translated from the coding sequence ATGCTCTCCACCTTCCGCGGACTCCCGCCCACCGTCTGGACCTTGTTCGCCGGCACCATCGTCAACCGGCTCGGCTACCTGGTCACCCCCTTCCTGGTGTTCTTCCTGGCGGCCCGGGGCGTCACCGGCAGCGAGACCTCGTACGTGCTCGGGGCCCTCGGGGCGGGCAACCTGCTCGGACCGGCGGTCGGCGGCCTGCTCGCCGACCGGATCGGGCGCCGTCCGACGATGCTGATCGGGCTGCTCGGCGCGGCGGTGGCGCAGGGGGCGCTGTACGTGGCGCCCGGCGTGGCCACGATGGCCGCCGCCGCACTGCTGCTCAGCGCCGCCGGGGCGACGGTCGGCCCGGCCGCGTACGCGCTGATGGCCGACGCGGTGGACGCGGAGCGCCGCCGGCGCGCGTACGCCCTGTTCGGATGGGGCGTCAACATCGGTACGGCGGCGGCCGGGGTGCTCGGCGGCTACCTGGCCGAGCACGGCTACCGGCTGCTCTTCGCGGTGGACGCCGGCACCATGCTGGTCTACGCCCTCGTGGTGACCCGGCTGCGCGAGACCGGGCCGGTGGCGAAGGCGCCGGCGGGCGACCGGGACGGCGTCGGCTACGGCGTCGTCCTGCGGGACGGCCTGCTGATGGCGCTGCTCCCGCTGTTCGGCGTGCAGCTCTTCGTCTACTCGCTGACCGAGGTCGCGCTGCCGCTGGCCGTCCACGACAGCGGGCTCACGCCGGCCGTGTACGGCGCCATGGCGGCGGTCAACGCCCTGCTGGTGGTGGGCGTCCAGCCGTTCGCGACGGCCTGGCTGGCCCGGCTGCCGCAGCTGCCCGTCCAGGCCGCCGGCAGTGTGCTGATCGCCGTCGGGGTGGCGCTCACCGGCCTCGCGGACAGCATCGCCGGCTTCGCCCTCTCGGTGGTCGTCTGGTCGCTGGGCGAGGCCGTCGTGGCCGGGATCGCCGCCGCGATGGTCGCCAACCTCGCCCCGGCGCACGCCCGCGGCCGCTACCAGGGCGCCTTCAGCTGGACCTGGGGGCTCGCCCGGTTCGCCGCCCTCACTCTGGGCGTCACCCTCTACACCGGTCTCGGCGCGAACGCCCTGTGGTGGATCGCGCTGCTCGGCGGCCTGCTCAGCTCGGCGGCGACCTTCGCCCTGCGCGGCCGGGTCGCCCACCGTACCGACCACGCGCTCGCGGCCTGA